The following proteins are co-located in the Rhodothermales bacterium genome:
- a CDS encoding FHA domain-containing protein, whose translation MPENERPGSTDASPEVLDLLVVGGGPAGTAAAFRARELGLAVRVIDYDDLMKRIRDYAKEKLILPHFGGGDAMQFPAGGDLIAALQFGPIDKDDLCARWRGLYESHRIPWSAGLELTGLESRPDGLITARTWDHRGRVEALFTTRHVALSIGRGVPRRFDIPGDTAGITYRLDDALTYVGAPVCVIGGGTSAAEAVIAISNAKAAAGDTCPVYWSYRGNSMPKVSRALSEVFFEAYLGNGNIRYYPGSEPVAVLVGPDREEYVSIRVDRRLIDGRSIETTHLEFPKTQCIACIGEDIPEAFLESLGVSMVTGGPKAKKRMAVTPLLETRVPNVYLIGDILSPAYLETDDHAGDPAGFREIRRAGNIKAALRDGVFIAEVVRQKVDGRAQVEVALRFAEDLESPSAGGEASASFLRDSVQPDEVPPATSPRLIRVTLAGVEEDEYALPGDRITIGQAASNDVALPGESSIAEHHATITRVDGVFHLRDEGSKAGTFLQLPSGQLRPLANGDLLQIGRQFLVFTRQNEAWQCTHYDHVGTVVGRHDLADGTIVLGREAPDIVLGPDDRMVSRRHIALQVKDGGLAVKDLNSLNHTYLRIRSDYPIRHDEVIRLGQVLFRLSEHRNEPAKAVSFVGTLPPEPIAPPAAASPAVAAPAVAGGPSVTFEGRGGPFALGASETVLAAAKKHDIPINYECESGRCGYDPVRILSGAEHLNEMDEDEEGWTVEEVCKLKPGEHRLACMLKARGPVVVQIVEK comes from the coding sequence ATGCCTGAGAACGAACGGCCGGGTTCTACCGACGCATCCCCCGAGGTGCTGGATCTTCTCGTCGTAGGCGGCGGCCCGGCCGGCACCGCCGCGGCGTTCCGCGCCCGCGAACTGGGCCTCGCAGTTCGGGTCATCGACTACGATGACCTCATGAAGCGCATCCGTGACTACGCAAAAGAGAAGCTCATCCTGCCCCATTTTGGCGGGGGCGACGCCATGCAGTTTCCGGCCGGCGGCGACCTCATCGCCGCGCTGCAATTCGGTCCGATCGACAAGGACGACCTGTGCGCGCGATGGCGAGGTCTGTACGAATCGCACCGCATTCCGTGGAGCGCGGGTCTTGAACTCACCGGCCTGGAGTCCCGTCCGGACGGCCTCATCACGGCGCGGACCTGGGATCACCGCGGCCGCGTCGAGGCGCTGTTTACGACGCGCCACGTCGCCCTGTCCATCGGTCGCGGCGTGCCCCGCCGGTTCGACATCCCCGGCGACACGGCCGGCATCACGTACCGCCTGGACGATGCGCTGACGTACGTGGGCGCTCCGGTATGCGTGATCGGCGGAGGCACCTCCGCTGCCGAGGCCGTGATTGCGATCTCGAATGCGAAGGCCGCCGCCGGCGATACCTGTCCGGTATACTGGTCCTACCGCGGCAACAGCATGCCCAAGGTTTCCCGCGCCCTGTCCGAAGTCTTTTTCGAGGCCTATCTCGGCAACGGCAACATCCGCTACTACCCGGGCAGCGAACCGGTGGCGGTGCTCGTGGGGCCGGATCGCGAGGAATACGTCTCCATCCGCGTCGACCGCCGGCTTATCGACGGGCGATCCATCGAGACGACGCATCTGGAATTCCCCAAAACGCAGTGCATCGCCTGCATCGGCGAAGACATCCCGGAGGCCTTCCTCGAAAGCCTGGGCGTTTCGATGGTCACCGGCGGCCCGAAGGCGAAAAAGCGGATGGCCGTTACGCCGCTGCTCGAGACGCGGGTGCCGAATGTCTATCTGATCGGAGACATCCTGAGCCCGGCCTACCTCGAGACCGACGACCATGCGGGCGACCCGGCCGGATTTCGGGAGATCCGCCGCGCCGGCAACATCAAGGCGGCCCTGCGCGACGGCGTCTTCATCGCCGAGGTCGTGCGCCAGAAGGTCGACGGGCGCGCCCAGGTCGAGGTCGCCCTTCGTTTCGCGGAAGACCTTGAATCGCCGTCAGCCGGCGGTGAGGCGAGCGCCTCGTTTCTGCGCGACAGCGTGCAGCCCGACGAGGTTCCGCCCGCGACCAGCCCCAGGCTGATACGCGTGACCCTCGCCGGCGTCGAAGAAGACGAGTACGCCCTCCCGGGCGACCGTATCACGATCGGACAGGCGGCGTCGAACGATGTGGCGTTGCCCGGCGAGTCGTCCATCGCCGAGCACCACGCCACGATCACCCGGGTCGACGGCGTCTTCCACCTGCGAGACGAGGGCAGCAAGGCCGGCACGTTCCTCCAACTCCCCTCCGGGCAGCTGCGTCCCCTGGCGAACGGGGACCTGCTCCAGATCGGCCGCCAGTTCCTGGTATTCACGCGGCAGAACGAGGCCTGGCAGTGCACGCATTACGATCACGTCGGCACCGTCGTGGGCCGGCACGACCTGGCCGACGGCACGATCGTCCTGGGGCGCGAAGCGCCGGATATCGTGCTGGGGCCGGATGACCGGATGGTCTCGCGGCGGCATATCGCCTTGCAGGTGAAAGACGGGGGCCTGGCTGTGAAGGACCTGAACAGCCTCAACCATACCTACCTGCGCATCCGCTCGGATTACCCGATCCGGCACGACGAAGTGATTCGCCTCGGGCAGGTCCTCTTCCGGTTGAGCGAACACCGGAACGAGCCGGCGAAAGCGGTCTCCTTTGTCGGGACCCTGCCTCCTGAGCCCATTGCGCCGCCGGCCGCGGCGTCGCCGGCGGTCGCTGCGCCCGCCGTTGCCGGGGGGCCATCCGTCACATTCGAGGGCCGGGGGGGCCCCTTCGCGCTCGGCGCCTCGGAGACGGTGCTGGCGGCGGCAAAAAAACACGACATCCCCATCAACTACGAATGCGAGAGCGGTCGCTGCGGCTACGACCCGGTCCGTATTCTCTCCGGCGCCGAACACCTCAACGAGATGGATGAGGACGAGGAGGGGTGGACGGTCGAGGAGGTGTGCAAGCTCAAGCCGGGCGAACATCGCCTCGCCTGCATGCTCAAAGCCCGGGGCCCGGTCGTCGTTCAGATCGTCGAGAAGTAG
- a CDS encoding FHA domain-containing protein, with product MIARLFSKTGALAGTDHLIEREAVIGRDAKCDLVLFPHTISGRHARIYFSEEKQAYYIEDLGSSNGTQVDRVPLSGPARLDDLNVITFASDIFFVFQVMASAPAHAPSARSRPTGAHTSLGEAFVPPPDLGSPPPADDPGMRTSFGQSFDALPDLAQPDLGSMGKDAPPPAPPAPPPPVVRTFEVKLADGGAASTTLKSGIYLIGRLPSSDIVVADSFVSSRHAELRVDGAVVTITDLNSSNHTYVNDVQISEATRLEPGDTVRFGPKTTATLR from the coding sequence ATGATAGCCAGGCTCTTTTCGAAAACCGGCGCGCTCGCCGGCACCGACCACCTGATCGAACGGGAAGCCGTGATCGGGAGGGATGCGAAGTGCGACCTCGTGCTTTTTCCCCACACGATATCGGGCCGGCACGCGCGGATCTACTTCAGCGAGGAGAAGCAGGCGTATTACATCGAAGACCTCGGCAGCAGCAACGGCACGCAGGTCGATCGTGTGCCCCTGAGCGGTCCTGCGCGACTCGATGACCTGAACGTGATCACGTTCGCGAGCGACATCTTTTTTGTTTTTCAGGTGATGGCCAGTGCGCCGGCGCACGCGCCGTCCGCTCGGTCTCGCCCGACGGGCGCCCACACCTCGCTCGGCGAGGCGTTTGTCCCTCCGCCGGATCTCGGCTCGCCGCCGCCGGCGGACGATCCGGGGATGCGGACCTCGTTCGGCCAATCGTTCGACGCCCTTCCTGATCTTGCCCAGCCCGATCTGGGAAGCATGGGCAAAGATGCCCCGCCGCCGGCACCTCCTGCGCCCCCTCCACCGGTCGTGCGCACCTTCGAGGTGAAACTGGCCGATGGCGGCGCGGCGTCCACGACGCTCAAGTCCGGGATCTACCTCATCGGTCGGCTGCCGTCGAGCGATATCGTCGTGGCCGACAGCTTTGTCTCCTCGCGCCATGCCGAACTCCGCGTCGACGGCGCCGTCGTCACGATCACCGATCTCAACAGCAGCAATCACACGTACGTCAACGACGTCCAGATCAGCGAGGCGACGCGGCTTGAGCCGGGCGACACCGTGCGATTCGGACCCAAAACAACGGCTACCCTGCGCTGA
- a CDS encoding cytochrome c3 family protein translates to MAEDNARKKGRFGRFGFPVATTYPSRRRRLPLYAVGVAGALILGGVFAFDAAVGGGTLVSDGPLSSNHAGFGGDCASCHTPTMGVTDDKCAVCHEKFGDNLGLHSLDAHYVYRSGDYSRIVPASTDVTCASCHREHEGPHADIAAVPDATCGSCHDVSGFDTHPEFEAVTTSDTDAANLNFPHTLHVSELRRRESLVDIEQACLYCHNADADGKGFQPIDFEAHCDACHLTTSTATPFLDVAAGATPGVRTLQTIVSAQRAGNRWAFFANPDEFQTRGASVRKRPVYHADPWIIENLRSLRQVLYPASNLADLLTTSADVAPRDANVLYEEAIQTLRTYIDELRNQPDRAVQAELERAGELLTRVERQLADPLSPRDETQFLVSAAELNPALSPAQVEAYQKVVSDLTQPCQECHVVEKATIKRVQTDQRTFIRAEFDHRAHIIQARCLDCHGELPIRQFAAIDSIPPPEVDRAEIHNLPHIATCQTCHADDKASNTCATCHVFHPDTEQRSNLLLYLE, encoded by the coding sequence ATGGCTGAGGACAACGCCAGAAAAAAAGGCCGATTTGGGCGATTTGGTTTTCCCGTCGCCACCACGTATCCGTCGCGCCGGCGCCGGCTGCCGCTGTATGCGGTGGGCGTAGCGGGCGCCCTGATCCTGGGCGGCGTGTTTGCCTTCGATGCGGCTGTAGGCGGCGGTACGCTGGTGTCCGATGGACCGCTTTCGTCGAACCACGCCGGCTTCGGCGGCGACTGCGCCAGCTGCCACACCCCGACGATGGGCGTCACCGACGACAAGTGCGCCGTCTGCCATGAAAAGTTTGGCGATAACCTGGGGCTCCATTCGCTCGACGCGCACTACGTCTATCGCTCCGGCGATTACAGCCGGATCGTCCCCGCATCCACCGACGTCACCTGCGCCTCGTGTCATCGCGAACACGAAGGCCCCCACGCGGACATCGCCGCCGTACCGGACGCGACGTGCGGCTCGTGCCATGACGTCAGTGGCTTCGACACGCACCCGGAATTCGAAGCCGTCACCACCAGCGACACCGACGCCGCGAACCTCAACTTTCCGCACACGCTGCACGTGAGCGAGCTGCGACGGCGTGAATCCCTCGTCGATATCGAGCAGGCGTGTCTGTACTGCCACAACGCCGATGCCGACGGCAAGGGGTTCCAGCCGATCGATTTCGAGGCGCACTGCGATGCGTGTCACCTGACGACCAGTACGGCGACACCCTTCCTGGATGTCGCGGCCGGCGCCACGCCCGGGGTGAGGACGCTCCAGACCATAGTGAGCGCACAACGTGCCGGCAACCGGTGGGCTTTCTTCGCCAACCCCGATGAATTCCAGACCCGCGGCGCCTCCGTTCGCAAGCGCCCCGTCTATCACGCCGACCCGTGGATCATCGAGAACCTCCGCAGCCTGCGCCAGGTCCTCTATCCCGCCAGCAACCTCGCCGATCTGCTGACCACGTCGGCGGACGTGGCTCCGCGCGATGCGAATGTGTTGTACGAAGAAGCCATTCAGACGCTGCGCACGTACATCGACGAGTTACGCAACCAGCCGGACCGGGCGGTGCAGGCCGAACTCGAGCGGGCCGGCGAGCTCCTCACGCGCGTCGAACGCCAGCTCGCAGACCCCCTGAGCCCCCGCGACGAGACCCAGTTTCTCGTGAGCGCGGCGGAGCTGAATCCCGCCCTGTCGCCGGCGCAGGTGGAAGCCTATCAGAAGGTCGTCAGCGACCTCACCCAGCCGTGCCAGGAATGCCATGTCGTCGAGAAGGCGACGATCAAGCGGGTCCAGACCGACCAGCGCACCTTTATCCGCGCCGAATTCGACCACCGTGCGCACATCATCCAGGCACGCTGTCTGGATTGCCACGGCGAACTCCCGATCCGGCAGTTCGCGGCGATCGACAGCATCCCGCCACCCGAGGTCGACCGCGCCGAGATCCACAACCTGCCCCACATCGCTACCTGCCAGACGTGTCACGCCGACGACAAGGCATCGAATACATGCGCAACGTGCCACGTTTTCCATCCCGACACCGAACAACGATCGAACCTGCTCCTCTATCTGGAGTGA
- a CDS encoding cyclic nucleotide-binding domain-containing protein has translation MSKQQRPTMRVKEGAEQKLFEDRWSGYGSQSGIKRFSDQLSVSELQKLELFRDFEPEALIPIAHDISVATWERGAVLFEEGSYLDLAFYVISGTVDLYVDKHSESVRPIFNSTVLTGSEEAALQAAPPAPRVQPASRPDRPITFLSNMDVDIPRGESLSLGAGEVFGEIGSLNGWPQSATARVSQEATLVQIRLPALRELKKRSKAFKDRLDALYRARTLINQLSSTPLFAQVDPGFVRQLAERVQLISLSPEDRIIEQGAPVDALYMVRSGFVRLGQKIGDREATVTYLSKGMTLGEVELLVDGLDGSRFSATSVGYSELVRIERADLQMLLDQEPTVVRQLWEVAVARIQDTGYTRKRLDKADLIEFALSKGLVQGNSMLVIDLDVCTRCDDCVEGCASTHGGRPRFVREGDKYGQFLIARSCYHCEDPVCLIGCPTGAIRRTNVAEVVAIDDDLCIGCGNCANKCPYDAIVMHETGTKWPADATPAWLSGRDRKVASKCDLCHTSEAGPACVNSCPHSCAFRIGSLEDFQTLLAGGGGAA, from the coding sequence ATGAGTAAACAACAACGTCCGACGATGCGCGTGAAGGAAGGCGCGGAGCAAAAGTTGTTCGAGGACCGGTGGTCCGGTTACGGAAGCCAATCCGGCATCAAACGGTTCTCCGATCAGCTGTCGGTGTCCGAACTCCAGAAGCTGGAGCTGTTCAGGGATTTCGAGCCGGAGGCGCTGATCCCCATCGCCCACGACATTTCAGTGGCTACCTGGGAGCGCGGGGCAGTGCTTTTCGAGGAAGGCAGTTATCTGGATCTCGCGTTCTACGTGATCTCCGGTACGGTCGATCTGTACGTGGACAAGCACAGCGAATCGGTCAGGCCGATCTTCAACAGCACCGTCCTGACGGGCAGCGAAGAGGCAGCCCTGCAGGCCGCGCCACCCGCGCCGCGCGTACAGCCGGCGTCGCGTCCCGACCGGCCCATCACCTTCCTGTCCAACATGGACGTGGACATCCCGCGCGGCGAGTCGCTTTCGCTCGGCGCCGGCGAGGTTTTCGGTGAGATCGGCAGCCTGAACGGGTGGCCGCAGTCGGCTACGGCGAGGGTCTCGCAGGAGGCTACCCTGGTGCAAATCCGCTTGCCGGCGCTGCGAGAACTCAAGAAGCGGTCGAAGGCCTTCAAAGATCGGCTCGACGCCCTCTATCGCGCCCGGACGCTGATCAACCAGCTGTCCAGCACGCCGCTTTTTGCGCAGGTGGATCCGGGATTCGTGCGGCAGCTGGCCGAGCGGGTGCAGTTGATCTCGCTGTCGCCCGAGGACCGCATCATCGAGCAAGGCGCGCCCGTCGATGCGTTGTACATGGTGCGCTCCGGCTTTGTCCGCCTCGGTCAGAAAATCGGCGACCGTGAGGCGACGGTGACCTACCTGAGCAAGGGGATGACCCTCGGTGAGGTTGAGCTGCTCGTCGACGGCCTCGACGGATCCCGTTTCTCGGCGACTTCGGTTGGATACAGCGAACTGGTGCGCATCGAACGGGCGGATCTGCAGATGCTGCTCGACCAGGAGCCGACGGTCGTTCGTCAGCTCTGGGAGGTGGCCGTGGCGCGGATCCAGGACACGGGGTATACCCGAAAGCGGCTGGACAAGGCCGACCTGATCGAGTTTGCCCTGTCGAAGGGGCTCGTACAGGGCAACAGCATGCTCGTCATCGACCTTGACGTGTGCACGCGGTGCGACGACTGCGTGGAGGGGTGTGCGAGTACGCACGGCGGCCGGCCGCGGTTTGTCCGCGAGGGCGATAAATATGGCCAGTTCCTCATCGCCCGATCCTGCTATCACTGCGAGGATCCGGTATGCCTGATTGGCTGTCCGACCGGCGCCATCCGCCGCACGAACGTGGCGGAGGTCGTCGCCATCGACGACGATCTGTGCATCGGCTGCGGCAACTGCGCCAACAAGTGCCCCTACGATGCCATCGTGATGCACGAGACCGGGACGAAGTGGCCGGCGGACGCTACGCCGGCCTGGCTCAGCGGGCGCGACCGCAAGGTGGCGAGTAAATGCGACCTCTGCCACACGTCGGAGGCCGGGCCGGCGTGCGTGAACAGCTGCCCGCATTCGTGCGCCTTTCGCATTGGCAGCCTCGAGGACTTTCAAACCCTGCTGGCAGGCGGAGGGGGTGCGGCATGA